The stretch of DNA ATCCACTTGCCGTAGTAGCGCACGTCCTCGGCGAGGCCCTGGGCGCCCTTCCACTCGCGGGCGAGCAGCGACTTCTCACGACGTGATTCGGGATTCATCGGTGGCATCCCGGCGAACTTGGGGGGAATCTCGATCATGGCCTTGTTGATCAGCACGGCGACCGGGTTCAGATCACTCGCGTACGCCTCGAGTCCCAGCCGCTGTGCCTCGAGCGGCAGCGCGCCGCCGCCGGCGAACGGGTCGTGGAAGGCGGGCAGCTTGTGCCGGTCGAACAGCTCCTTCGCCCGCGGATGGTCCGCGTTCTCGGCGCACGCCCGCCGCCAGCTCTGCCAGATCTCGTCCCGCGCCTGCTGGAGCACCTTCTCGTTGGTGGTGTTCTCCCACAGCACGAGGTTCTCGATGATGCGGAACAGCCGCTGCCGCTCCTTTTCCTGCTTCTTCTCGGTCGGAAACAGATCCGGGCAGCTCGACGGGTCATCCACCATCTGCGCGAAGATCACCGCCCGCGCCGCCGCCAACGGCCGCCTCGCCCACCACAGGTGCAAGGTGGAGGGGTGCCCATGCCGGATGGATTTCTCCCGCGCCGAGGCCTTGTTGATCGCCTCCAGCGGCAACGCGACCTCGATGAGCTTCTTCTTGGTCATGGGGTTTCTTGTCCAGCCACTACCTGGAAATGTCGTAGAATTTGTTGGACGGAGGTGTAGGGGTTGTAATCGTTGTTCCCGGCACGGGCTTCAAGCCATGCGGCATTTTCGATGGCAGTGTCTATGTGCGCAATGAGCTGCCTAGCGATTACGTTATCGGCCTTTTCGTAGCCCGGCATGTGGTTGCGCACACGGTCTATCACATTCGCACAACAGTCGAATGGGGCATCAGTCCTTTCAAAATGCAGCAGCACCCATACCTCGAAACACGGGATGGAAATAGCTTCTTCGATGGGCAGTGGTTTCTTTTTTCGATTGGCCATAGTCCTGATTTTCTGGCGCGCCTCATCAAAACTTGAGTGACTATTGCGGTCGAAGACACAATAAATCTTGTCATAGCTACCCGGTTCTCCACTTTTTTCCTTCGCACATTCGACCACACTGATGGGCGCGGAGCCTTTCGTGTTCTCGGCAAGGATGATCTCTGCCGTCGTCAGCCCATAATGGATTCGCGCTGCGCTGAGATATTCTTGCTCGGTCTCGCCCTCGCACACGATGAGAGTGATGGATCGGGGAGATTTTTTCCCAGCCCGGCGCTGGAACGATCCATGGCTTCGCAGCTTCGAAATCCGGACCATTCATCAGACCCCGAGGTTGCCGATGAACGGAATGGCGCCATAACGCCCCTTGAGATAACCGCGTTCCAATGCTTCATCCTTCCTCGGGGAATATTCGAGCAATGAGTAGAAACGGGACGAACGCTGCTCGTCCTTTTCAACGAACCATATCTGGTCGCGCCGGAGCAGGTCGGTGTCCAGGAGAGTCGTGTCGTGAGTGGTAAAAATCAGCTGCGAGTTTTTATCGTTGCTGCGGCTGTGGAAGAGCCCAACGAGGAACCGCGTCATATGCGGATGCAGACTACGGTCCAACTCATCGACGAACAGGGTAGCCCCCCATTCCAATGCACGTAACCACCCGCCCGTGAACTCGAATAATTTTTTGGTACCATCGGACTCATCATTGATATCGAGCGGCACTTCCTCGCTTGAATCAGTTCGCTTATGCCATGCGAGGACACGAAAACGTTTCTGCACTGGCGGCGGAGCGCCGGGTGGGACGCTGACTTCAAAGTGAACCCGTATTTCACCGGGAGACAGAATGCCGGTGGGGCCTGATGGGGGCAGTTCCTCTTCCAGCAGTTCCAGCCGATCGATGCCGATATCCGCCGCACGCATGAATCGCATGATTTGTTCTTTTCCGCTGTCCTCGCGCAGGAGATTGAGGCTCAGGAATGGGTTCAGGTCTATGCCGGTGCCGGGTATCAGTACAATAAGCTTCTGCGTCAACCAAGCGAATACTGGTTTAAGCTGCTCGTTGTTGAGCTGGATTGCGGTCGAGATGAAAAGCGCATTGGCGCGCGTGAAGTCCTGCCAGACTTTACGCTCCGCACGCTCCGCCCTGAAATTCGGACCGAACCACCAATCGTAGGTATTGGTCTTGGGAACAAACTCACGCTCATACCACCGCTGAGAGCGGCCGCGTGGATAGGCAACGAGCCATTCCTTATGAACGCGCGCGGCGCTCACCACACAGCAATAGTGATATCGAACACCGTCGTCGGCGATGAAAATAATCTCGAACTCCGACGGTTGCTCGGCAGACGTCTTTGAGAACAGATACGGCGTGACCGGCAGGCGCTGGCCTTCCTGAGTCCCGGTGGCCGAACTCTGAACCAGTGCCCTCAGAGTTTCCAAGGCGCGCAGGAGATTGCTCTTGCCCGCCGCGTTTGGCCCGTAGATGACCGCCGAGCGGAGCAAGCGCGGCTCATCGCCCTTACCGGAAATGACATTCTGTTGGAGATGCTTTGCATCCGGGCCGGCAACCATGCTGAGGGTCTGTCGCGACCGAATAGAGCGAAAATTGGAGGCACTGAATTCAATAAACATGGCAGTAGTTTCCACCTATTATTAATCTCATATCAATATTTGCGTATAATCTGCAAATAGTCAAGACTAATTTAATACCAATTAGCATTAGGCGGCGAAATACGCAAGTTGCGCTCAAATTCGTGATAGTGGGTATCTTTCTGGCCTTGTTTCTATACCGTCATCGCGGCGCTTCCCCGCGGGCCAGTAGTTCCGCAAAGTTGTAGTTCACGCTGGTGACGCCAAAGTCGGGTTCGCGATTGATCGCCTCCAGCGGCAACGCCACCTCGATGAGTTTTTTGCGAGCCATCACATCTCCTCCAGGAGCCAGCGGGCGGCGGGCGCCCAAGTGAGCCCATCGGGCATGGGCCGGCTCGGCGGGACCGTGTCGAGCGTCACAAGGAAGGGACGGGCGTCGTGATGCGCCGCCGCCGCGGCCAGCGCCCGCAGCTCGCGCTCCCAGGTCTCGTCGCCTTCGCTCTCCAGACACGCCTGGATCAAGAGCGGCGGGTCCCCGGCGCGATGCGCGAGGAAGTCCACCTCATAGCCCTCGGGCGAGCGCACGTAAGCGACCTCGAAACCGCGGCGCTCCAGCTCGATCAGGATCGCGGTTTCCAGTGCCCGGCCGTGGTGCGTCCGGCCGCTGCGCTCGAAGAGCGCGATCAGCCCAGAGTCCACGGGATAGGCCTTGCGCGGGTTCACCATTCGCTGGC from Candidatus Methylomirabilota bacterium encodes:
- a CDS encoding ATP-binding protein encodes the protein METTAMFIEFSASNFRSIRSRQTLSMVAGPDAKHLQQNVISGKGDEPRLLRSAVIYGPNAAGKSNLLRALETLRALVQSSATGTQEGQRLPVTPYLFSKTSAEQPSEFEIIFIADDGVRYHYCCVVSAARVHKEWLVAYPRGRSQRWYEREFVPKTNTYDWWFGPNFRAERAERKVWQDFTRANALFISTAIQLNNEQLKPVFAWLTQKLIVLIPGTGIDLNPFLSLNLLREDSGKEQIMRFMRAADIGIDRLELLEEELPPSGPTGILSPGEIRVHFEVSVPPGAPPPVQKRFRVLAWHKRTDSSEEVPLDINDESDGTKKLFEFTGGWLRALEWGATLFVDELDRSLHPHMTRFLVGLFHSRSNDKNSQLIFTTHDTTLLDTDLLRRDQIWFVEKDEQRSSRFYSLLEYSPRKDEALERGYLKGRYGAIPFIGNLGV
- a CDS encoding DUF1156 domain-containing protein, translating into MTKKKLIEVALPLEAINKASAREKSIRHGHPSTLHLWWARRPLAAARAVIFAQMVDDPSSCPDLFPTEKKQEKERQRLFRIIENLVLWENTTNEKVLQQARDEIWQSWRRACAENADHPRAKELFDRHKLPAFHDPFAGGGALPLEAQRLGLEAYASDLNPVAVLINKAMIEIPPKFAGMPPMNPESRREKSLLAREWKGAQGLAEDVRYYGKW
- a CDS encoding RloB domain-containing protein; translated protein: MVRISKLRSHGSFQRRAGKKSPRSITLIVCEGETEQEYLSAARIHYGLTTAEIILAENTKGSAPISVVECAKEKSGEPGSYDKIYCVFDRNSHSSFDEARQKIRTMANRKKKPLPIEEAISIPCFEVWVLLHFERTDAPFDCCANVIDRVRNHMPGYEKADNVIARQLIAHIDTAIENAAWLEARAGNNDYNPYTSVQQILRHFQVVAGQETP